Part of the Xenopus tropicalis strain Nigerian chromosome 3, UCB_Xtro_10.0, whole genome shotgun sequence genome, AGTGAGGGCTCTACGAGGGATCtccaaaacaaacacacacatttaaaTTTATAAAATGACCATTAAAATAGCAGGTTTGGGGATGCTTTAGCCACACATAGATTTGGCCTACCTGTAGAGTAACTAAAATTCACAAACAGAGGGGATTGTGGGAGAACTCCAAGGCCTGTTAAAGTAAAAGGGACATGCTAATACCTACCCAAAGTTTGAATATtgatttaatgtattttaagtgctGGAATACCTAGGGCCTCAACTCAATCTTTGATTACAGGTATCTTAGTCACCCCTTCTCATGTGACCGTGTACCGATAATGAGTTATTCACCCCTGCTTTTCTAAACTGACTGGTTGAATTACCATGGTCAATACCTTCCATGTATATGTTAGCAATGTATAACTAATGGATAATAATCTAGATAAAGGATCTTTATTCCCCAGTAGTGGAGATATTTTGGAGGCATAATACCAGATTTTCCATCTTGCCAATAGCTAAAGCACAGCATGCCTTGTCTTTTAATTGTTTGCAAACAGCTTATCAGCCAGTTCCTTCCTTTATCCTAGGATGTGCATTGCTAGATGCCGGAGAATGCATGAAACAGATGGCAGAGGTGAAGGACTCACTTGATATTAATGTCAAACAAAACTTTATCGACCCCCTACAGTCCTTACAAGACAAGGATCTTAAAGAAATTCTGGTAAATATCCCTAAGATTTACTTTAATTTATTCATTCAGAATTTATTCATTCAGATTCAAACTGAGGAAtccaaaacaattccaagcagttcatatttattttctttttaacaataATTTTCAGGAAGGTAAGTGATGTAAAGTAAAGCAGTGCTGAAACAGTTTTGCATGTTAGAGTTTGATTATGTCTGCAAAATAATGAAGGCCAGTGGTGGGGGAggggggctgcagagtgccagtggaGGGGATGTTTATAAGTGcaatatttaaaagaaatgtaCTGAATTActtcagcaatctgtctctctacatgcatcTTTGTGTCAGAGTATTATTATAAACCACATAAGACAAGAAGAGAGCTTATCTATTGTTTATCCTATTAGAGAAGTCTCTACATAAATTATGATACCTGACAAAAACAGCTCTAAAGAAACCGATTTCTTTACCAGGGCACTTAACTTTTTGTTAAAAACCATTTTGTTTCTTTGCTGACATTTCAAAACTGCACAAGTTCCTTTCTTGGAACACAATTATACAAACAAAGTTGCACAATATAAAACCACCAACCTCCCTCCAAACAGTAAGGTCATTTAGACATTTAACCCTAATGTTTTCCAAACCTTTTCTCTAACAAGCCACATTACCTTTATGTAACATTCCATATTGAACACCATATTTGGAACTAATATATTAAGATAAGAAATTATGGTGTTCCATAAAGATGCCAGCTCTGAAGAGAATATGTTGTTCTCTTCCATATAACCAATCACAAGGTTGGTATTTATTGGTGCAACAGGGCTCTCCATTCCGTTCTGTCTTTCAAAGCTAAAAAAGACAGCTTTTATGCCCAGTTCCCAAGGAATAACAAATAATGAGCCAATATGGATTGTAACCTACCACATCTCAGCATCTGAGACTGATATATTATCAGTGCTGAATTTACGcccggtgccaccctaggcaccagacctaacTGTGCCCCTAGATTGTGGAAGATCACTTCCCAAATTTCCTTGGGAATATTGTGTGTCTTGTATATAGCTTGGTAAATTATAAACCAAGTCTTTAAGCTGAATATCTATAAACTGAGACAGCGGATAAGTAGCAAAATTAATGGCAGATACAGTGGATTTACCACACTTTTATGGATCTTTGGCAACCCATAAGGAACAGCTTCTTGTGGGTTCTCAACTAGTCCAACTGTAATATCAATTCGTTGGACAAGAATGCAGGTATTTACCAAAAAGCTAAAAAGAACGGCTCTTCGatatgaaaataatattttttaatattgtgtCCTGGGGTAGGTGCCAGTGAGATGTATGAACTACAGTGTTACAATTTCAAGAAGTGTTGTGGGTAAAGATGGCTTAGAGACATTATGCTTTTAGTTCTTAATCCACTCTACCTCCAACCTGTTCATGTTCTTGTAAATGTATTATAGATGTGCCGACTCTGCCCAAGAGGTAAGTGGAGTAGCAACTGTATTAGCCAAGGGGATTAAGTGAATGGACTGTATAATAGCAGGTTCCTGTTTCTCTGTGAATTCCCCAGTGTGCCTGTAGTCCAACCTACTTTCTGGATCAAATCTGTATTTAACACAAGTGACGATTGCTCTCAGCCATTCTCGATATTTTCTGCTTTACAGTACCATTTAAAAAGGCTGGAAGGGCGTCGTTTAGATTATGACTATAAAAAGAGGCGCCAGGGGAAGATCCCGGATGAGGAAATCAGACAAGCAGTGGAGAAATTTGAAGAGTCCAAGGAACTAGCAGAAAGGAGCATGTTTAACTTCTTGGAAAATGATGTAAGTCTACTGTAGAGATTCTGCTAGCAAACAAATAATAGTGTAGGCGACACACTTTCACACAGTGTTATGTTCTATATGACATAAAAACACAattgatatatattttatgatGATTATAACCTTGTCAGCTACAAGCACATTTTCCCAGTAATATGGAGTTGGTAAGTGTTGCATCTATGATAGGCTTTTATTCTTTTCCGTAAATCATTTCTCTCAAGTAATTATGGTGCCAGTGTATTATTCTCCCAGCACATAAATAACAGTGACACAACCTCAGGGGAGGTAGCAGATCTTATAGAGACAGCAGACCCAGTGGCCGCGAGCAGAGGGAGGGTACAGTAAGGGTTGTTGGCAGATCTACTATTTCAGTAgctgctttaaaaatattttgggggggatacagggggtattaaaatattttaggagtagtatattacatatttataaacaacAGCAATAAGGCTGGTGCCACATTGGTCTGTTACTCAGCCTGCATATAAGCACTGACGAGAAACAGCCCTTCCGTTTGCATCCGCTCTCTCCTGTGTCTACACTCAGAGGCAATGTTTCAGCCTGgctgcaggcacacagagcgtaTTTCAGCATAAAAATGCATACTCACATGGTTCAGCACctaaaaaaaaggagagaatgCCAGGGGGCCATCTGAAAAGCAGACCAAGAATtagccttgtgtggcattagcctaaaagtatACAGAGTAATCCAGCTGTCTTCTAAGGACTGACTATTAAATACAGATAATTAAGTCAGAAAGAGATATTTACTGATCCCAGTTCATTgaattattatatgttatttgaGATCACACCCATCCAACCTGGGATTAAATCTCTGCATTTCAAtaaattacttatctttctaaaaTACAGCGGTGCCCAAGCAGCTGCATCTTATTAAAGCTTTATTTGTACTGTGTAGCAGCAGTATAAGACTTGGTCATGTATCTTGCAGGGTCATCACTTCATTTTCCTTATTCTCCTATTTCCCAATTCAAATTCTTCTTTCAATTCCACTTGCATTATGAAATCACAAATAATGTAATGTATGAGCTGATTATGCCTTTCTGAGGGACAGGCtgatataaaaagctgtgtatTGCAGATGATGCAAGAAAATTAATGGTGTTTATCAGGATGTTCCAGGaatattttgtgacattttacgCCATCTGGTGGGAATATGTAGAACTGCAGCTTAGATTCTCAATTACAGTGTTGTTTCATAAATGTATGAGGTATATGTAtatctctttatttatataacgttACTGGTATATGCAGTGCTTAACCCACACATTAACTATAGTCATTTAGTTATAAAATTTCATCTTTTCAACAGGTCTGAACAGGAGAAAAAAGCTCAACAATAGTGTGATAAATAGGGACTGAAAAAAACTGACTATTATGATTATGTTATTGCCCAGTTTTGTGTGCTTAATTAATGCTATCTTGGTGACATTTGCAACCACTGTTCTTAAGTAAAAAGATTGATTTGCACTTACTATACTGCCATGTGGTACTTTCTTCAACTGATGAGAATGGAAGAATTAGTAAACCTTGATGCAAAGGAAATAAAGCCacatgaataataataatgagaagcCCACCAGCATACTCTGGCCTCTCCAGTTTAACTGCTTTAGGGCTCAGTGTGGTACAGATCAGCACCCTGCTCGTTGTAACTAAATGAAAGGAAAAACCCAGCACAGCGAAGCAAGTGCAGTTGGGGAACACCTTTGTGAAAAAGCTGCCCCTATATTAGTCCTGACTGTGTAGGCAGCTTATGTGCCCATGTATAAGGACAAAACAAGATATATATATGATCAGGAGGAAAATGGTTGCTTTCCTCTCCCGACAGGTCTGCATGGAGCCCCTATTCCATCTGATTTACTGattcattgctatgggttattgcccatgtgccaatttgcccaatgtttatagaTTAGCCCCAGTATGTCATGTATGGGATATATAACCTACCCCAAAATATCACAAATGCATCTTAGAGTGGCTTGTTTGAGGTTCATCTAATAACTGCTGTCTTCTTATTACAGATAGAACAAGTAAGCCAACTGTCTGTATTTGTAGAAGCTGCCTTAGACTATCACAGACAGTCTGCTCAGATTCTTGAGGACCTACACAACAGGTTACACAATAGGTGAGCCACTGGCAGGTAATGGTTTTAAGCAATGGTGGCGCCATCGAATATTGTGCACACTGAAAGAGAGGATTTAACCATATCAGATATTTTGTTACGAATTTACACTAAAATCCTTACTGGTTGCTGCGAGTCTCCCATTTTTAAATAGCCCAGAAAAGCTGGGCCAAGGTGCCTGAAAATGCCCTCCACTGACTTGCAGAGGCAATACTGGAAATGCACCCTACACTGTTCCAGATATCTGACAAGCACTGGCACACAACTGACACAATTTGGAGTAGGAATTTGCATTAGCTTCCAAGGCTACAGACCCTTCTCTATATAGGATTTGTCAGTTTCTATCAAAGAAATAATCATTTGATCCATATTTTATAGTATTTAAATGGGcagttcacttttgagttaacttttagtatgtaataaaatggccagttcttagcaatttttctgttggtctttattgttttttaaatgtatttcctgatCTGTCTCTTTTCATCTTTGAAAAGGGtgtcactgaccatggcagcaaaaaatattgctctttcaggctactgtttcattattattgttactttttattacttatctttttctAGTCAGACccacccctattcatattccagattCTCAATCaaaagctggttgctagggtaatttggacgattgcaaccatatagctgctgattaaaaagctgaataattaaaaaaacacactaataaaacaaataataccaattgcaaattgtttcacaatagCACTCTCTAAATATACTGAAAGGTATTTTAaggtaaacagcccctttaatcATAAACAAATAATGACAAATGAAAACTTTAACTCTTATTTCTCATTAGCTCATCTTAGCCTCATTAGCTCCTAACTGGGTCCTACATGAGCAGGCAATTGGGCAAGATTTGTGTTATCAGCATGGTGCCAAGGTGCATATGGGAAGCACGCTTCCCGTACAACCTCTTACTCTACCCAATCACCGAAATTTGCCACCTAGTGCACCTTAAGTAATGGCCATACtcttaggctgatgtcacaccaggcgtagggctgattttttcggcaagcggataaacgcttgccgaaaattcagccctacgcctgctacttgtgcctgcacccgaatgaatgagatacgctcgggtgcaggcacatgtagctgatatacgcattaaaacgcgagactttgcattctctcgcccttttttcggcaagcggaaaaacgcttgccgaaaaaatcagccctacgcctggtgtggcatcagcctaatattgTTACTACAAGCTCAGCCAGCACTGAATCAGGGGGAGAATGTGCTCCTTTGAGATGAAATCCTGTTGTTTGCATTCAGCTGCTGACAGCAGTGTTTTGTTCTGTTCCCAGAATGAATACAGCCTCCAGCCGACCAAAGAGGGAATTACAACATAAATCAATAATTGCAACCCTGGAGTCAAATGAAAAGCTACATCACAATGGGATTCCCAGCAACTCATCAATCAAGCCATCAGGTAAAGGTGTAACCAGCTTGCAACTATTTACCAATAATTTAGAGCAATGTCGTTTTTGGAAtgagtgggaaaaaaaaacttttttgggaCACCCAGCTTTATAGGCAGTGGAAGAAATTGCGTTTAGCTAGGCTAGTTCCTCGGGTTCTTCAGGGTCTTGGCTTCTCCAACAGAAAACAAAGTGCAGTTTCCCTCGATCCATATTGTTTACCCACTGCAATGTTTTGAAAAATTTATCTATAAACCAGGTTGGAAATCACGAGCGATGCAACTGAACCGAGTAGAATCAGAAGACACTTCTGGCATATGTAATTTAAGCTTTTGCCATTTTGTACTTGCAAAACAGCAGGGGGCCTTGTAATACATATTTATGATATTAGCATTGTCAAATGCGCTGATATCATGAatacaaaaagaaacaaattaatAATGTagaagtgctcagaagagcactttGAGCAATTTtacaggggacatgattactctgtacaagtacattagaggggattataggcagatgggggatgttcttttttccagtaaaaatgatcaacgcaccagaggtcacccctttagattagaagcagcgtagggggtttttcacggttagggcagtgaggttggggaatgcccttcctagtgatgtggtaatggcagattctgttaatgcctttaagaggggcctgccTTGaagaagcagaatatccaaggctacagtgatactaatatctacagttagtattagtggttgtatatatagtttatgtatgtgagtgtatagattggtaagtataggctgtgtgtgctgggtttacttggatgggttgaacttgatggactcttttttcaaccctatgtaactaactatacaTGTTGTAGGGAGCTTATGTCCTCTTTAAATGGTGAATGGACAGCTTGCTATTCACTTGTATGGGagtttcacattttttctctGGCAACCAGTGGCAAATTGAAATTTCAGAATATAACTATACACCTTAGTGttatttgataaaaaaataaataaaagagccAATTTTTTGGTTTGGTCTACATATACACTTCCTGTAGCGCCTTCACTGCTGCCGAAAGTAATAGGCTTCAGCTAATCGATGCCTGTTTGCTTCCTGTACATTTTATAGGTTCCTCTGGAAACTTGGACCAGCCTTGCTGCAGAGCACTGTATGACTTTGAGCCAGAAAATGAAGGAGAACTTGGATTTAAGGAAGGAGACATCATTACTTTAACCAATCAAATTGATGAGAACTGGTTTGAAGGTATGGTCAACGGTGAATCAggatttttccctattaactacGTTGAAGTGGTGGTTCCGCTTCCATAGTGAACCATGGACTGAGAGACAATTTCATCCTGTAAAAAACGAAACAAAAGGACTTGCAAACATTTTGAATGTGGCATTCTGTGAACGCCTTGCTACTGGAGTGACTTCAGATCTTTAGTATGTGTCATctcttttatatgtatttattttgtattaattttatttttatgaatacaTTGACATCAAAATACAAATCTATTTTTGTTCGTACTGTTCTATGGAGACCTCCTGCTTACCTTGTTTGAGAAGTAATACGATCCTGTGTGTATCAGTTCCTTACTGAAAGTCAAGGTTTTATACTCCTCTCAAAGTATTAGACTGCCCAGGGTGAAAGGAAGGCTACTCTCATGGCTAGCACAAAATACAAAAGATCAGTTTTGGCAGGGGCTAGTTTATTGCCTTTTAACTGTGAATATTCTAATACGTGTTGCACAATATTTGTTAACAAGAGTAGACAATGTTGCTATGTTATTGTAAACTGTCTTATTAAAAAATACTATGTTTATCTGACCAAatctaataaatataaaaagctgattgtcaaaacttttttttattatgttttctgtTAATAGAACCTGAGATGCTTATAAAGGGGCTGGTATGATATTAATAGAGGGATCGGGAAAGGCCTCTGCTAGAACAGCATGTGCTCAGCCAGTGATGGGCAGGAAGCTCTGATGACACAATTTCAGATACTCTTCATTATCCCACTGATCAGCCAGCAGGCCATACACAGGAATACTGTACAAGTGGCTGTAAACTATATGGGAACTCTTCTATTGTCCTATTCAAAGTTATTGGTCACGACGGTTTGCTCAGCATACACCTACTGGAAATCATACAAAGATGTTAttggtacagagagagagagagagtgagagtgagtgtgGCCAGATTTATAAAGGAAAAGCAGGAgtgttagcttttttttttcttgaggagCCTCAAGCCACACATTTAGAGGGATGAACTGAAAAGAAGGCGCCGAAGGAAAAactgtatacattatatacagtatatcagaccTCCGTTGTCTGTGTTGGAAGAGAAACTTTTAACCTCTACCCCAGGGGCAAATATGGTGAATAGCAAATCTTCTGGATAACCCTAAAGGTTAACTTGTGCCTAGCAAAAAATCTGAAGCTGGTCACCAGTATTTCACAGCAGCCCAGCAGTCAAAATACAGCTCCATTAATCTCTTACTACTTCATATTAGATTTTTACAACTATGGTTAACAGGATGTTAATTTATAAGAATATTTTTCTCAATGTATCCCCTTTTTAATGGCAGTTTAAAGGCCCGGCCCTTGGGCCAGATGATCGAATTATCCAGATATCACTCACCTGTAGgttggcatatcgggagaagaaacACTCAATGGCGACCCAAGCAGCAAAGCCACCAATTAGGTCTGAATATTTTATATCTACCAGAACGAACACTTGCAGTTGTAGACCCAAATTCAATATCTTTGCTAAAGTAACTCCTCCCCCCTTAAGTTTAGGGGAAGGTAAAGAAAACCTGATAAATGTGAAGTGGGTTAAAACAATGTAATCTGCACCTTCCTTAAATATAACCATCAGCACTGCACACTTAAGGATATACATGATAGATCAATGCTACTGTGGGTAACTAATATCTCCAACCTGCCATTCAACCGGCAACAAtgggaattgctggtggaaaggcctaaacAGCTCTTTGGTTTTCCCAAGTcacatgaagtttcctcctgcaggcaactttacgCTACTTTGAAAAAAACGAAACGgcgcgtaggcctttccaccagcaactggtattgttgtcggtggaaaggcatttcggagaggttagtcgcccacggcagcagagatctatcacgagTGACCAAATCTCTCCGTGGGATATCAACCTAATATAAAGGTCTGAAAGTTTGCTTCAGTGAGCAAGGGGGAATCTGTCTCTTTATTacctattaatattatatttactattattactattatatttaCTAAAACAAGTGGCAGTGTCTATGCTAGCAGTGCTACATGCTGGATAACAAAGGACTCATTATAGCTGCAATTTCAACATTATAAGACAATATCAAAACAAGGTTATTTTATAGAAAATCTCTTTATTCATAGatataaaataacaaacaaaatagGCTTCACATTGGTCTGTTGTGGCTACCGTGCACATCTTAATATAGAACATTGACTCACAGTATAAATAAAAGACTTTTTCTAACACATTTATATGGGCTTGGCCTATGATATTTTACCATTACACTGGAGATGGTCAAACTATATTCAGCTTTTTTTGGGGCATAGAACCAAGAAATATTTCCAGTTACTACTGTGCTAGACATTGTACCCATATGCTGGAGGCTGTGTGCTAGATATCCTAGTTGTATGGTAACCCCCCCAAGTCATGACTGAACAATACAGTTATATGTGCTCCATGTGCTTATTATTCTTATAGCCGGCTAGTCCCCAGGATTTCAGTTGATATCTGCAGTAGAGGGGAAAAGCCCTGTGAACAGAACCTTAACTAAATGTTGGAGCACAGGGACCACACGCAGGAGAGGTTACTGCTGGTTAGCCATGCAGGGAATGGCCAGCACCATGCTCTTCTAGGGAAAGCAATTTGTTAGGATGGAACCTGGATAGTtgtgttatatttattattattatattatttatatgttgtaATAGATTTTTTGGCTTTTGGCCCTCATCCTACAGCTTCTGGACTTTAAGCAGTTAATGTGCTTTCCGTGAACACAGCATGTACAGAGCAAAAGTATACCAGTACTATGTAGTTCAGGGCAGGCACTGTCCCAAGAGCTGCAATCCAGTAATATAGGAGGAGCTGAGCTGGACAGTAAGTAAAGGTGTTTAGAATGCTCTGTCTTTAAGATACATAGGGCTGACTGCTGTGGGAATCGGTACAGTAgacaaatgccataaaaaccattaaaaggCAATCATTCTTACAGGCTTTAGCTTTAATCAGTCCAGCTAGGGGCAAAGGAAACTGAACTTAGCAATTGTTTATTGGAGCCATTTTCCCCAAGGAGTAAATAAGAACCCCCTTCCCACTCTAGCACTGGCACAGCCTCCAGcttagaactaaaaaaaaaatttacctaCTGCAAACACTGGTTGAAACTATAGCAACTATGTACCACCCCCACACCCAAACCAAAAGGTCAGGGTATCGCAAGAGGATGCCTATTTTTATAACAAACCGCAAGATTGGTAACTTTTTACCCACCTATATTTTCCTTCAATATACCACTTTTTCACACTAACCTTTGAACTGGCTCTGCAGCTATTGCTAAACTACAACGCTCAGGAACCAATAAGAGTCAATATCCATAAGggaatgctttggggtgcaatTTAATAGCTCAGTCACAACATGCAAATCATGGCTCTGGCATTAGAATTGCCCCTTTTTGTATCTAATAATTCTTACTAAGTGCACATAAAACCATGAAATGATCACAGCAACACAAACACATGCTACATGAACACTATAAGGCAAACAACAGCTGCCAGTGAGCTCACTCACAACAGTCTGTGGGAACACACTCTGTAGTTTACAAAAGTATTAAGTTGTGTGTTTTTTATAAGCTtacaaagtatataaaataaatgtttacttttcctttttaaatcGTTAATAACAGAAAATGTATCTAAAAATAGAAGCTTACATTGAGAGGAGTGAATTAGTGTGCTGCAAACCTATGGGTCTTTGTATTAACCCCAAGGGGTGTAAGAATGGAATCAAATAGTGTACAATGAGGGTTGCACAGCTGGATGACAGAGACACCACAGCACAACTCTGGTCTGATGGCAGAAGTGCTGTGGGACATTATCAGGTCTAGTTTGATTAAGGGCAGACCTGAGTGACCTGGCTGGGAACTGCAGAAACTTGTTGCCTTGATAATGTGATCATTTGCCACCGCTCGGTCTGCCCTGAACAGTGTCAGAGGTGAAGGTATGCTATAGCTTAAATAAAGCTGTTCTTAAAGGAAAGAACTTTGTCACATCTATAGCTATACAGTAAACTTTCCTTGCCTTCACAGAATATGCAATGTGACTACATGATCAGGATTTATAGCAAGTTAGGGGTCCAGATAGCTTTCATTTAGCCCTCTTGCATTAAAGACTGTATTAAACATGGCACATGATCACAGGCAAAACATTGCTCTTACACTTGTAGAAATACCAGCAATATTCACTTGTTCAAGCTTGAAGCTGGGTTGCCATGTTATGCATCTGGCAAGCACACACATTAAGGCCACATGCTGAATGGCTGCTGACAGTGGCAGACAGCATGTATTTAATATGCATAAGCCCTAGTCAGAGAATTTGCATAAAGGCGAAAGG contains:
- the sh3gl3 gene encoding endophilin-A3 produces the protein MSVAGLKKQFHKASQLFSEKISGAEGTKLDDDFQEMERKIDITNKVVAELLSKTTEYLQPNPAYRARLGMLNTMSKIRGQVKTTGYPQTEGLLGDCMLRHGRELGDESEFGCALLDAGECMKQMAEVKDSLDINVKQNFIDPLQSLQDKDLKEILYHLKRLEGRRLDYDYKKRRQGKIPDEEIRQAVEKFEESKELAERSMFNFLENDIEQVSQLSVFVEAALDYHRQSAQILEDLHNRLHNRMNTASSRPKRELQHKSIIATLESNEKLHHNGIPSNSSIKPSGSSGNLDQPCCRALYDFEPENEGELGFKEGDIITLTNQIDENWFEGMVNGESGFFPINYVEVVVPLP